From [Flavobacterium] thermophilum:
AATATGCCTATGATCCGTGCCGGGACCTGTTGATCATCAACGGCGACGCGGCGTCGTGGATCACGGCCTGCCGGGAGTATTTTGGGAAGCGAGCCTGCTTTCAGCTGGATCGATTTCATGTGGCGCGGGAGCTGCGTCAGTGTCTGTCCGGCCATCCGCGTTGGCGGGAGGTGCGGAAGAAGCTGGCGAAACAAGACGAAGAGGGGCTTCTCGTGGAGCTGAACAGCGCGGTCGGCACGTTGGAGGACGAAGCGAAAGAGAAGCAGATGGCTGCCATGATCCGCCGGATCGAGTCGATGCCGGGATGCATCCGGGACTATCGGGAGTGGCTGTCGGAGCAAGGGGTGGAGACGACCGGCATGCGTCCGATGGGCCACGCCGAGAGCGTGATGAGCCGGTTTGCGCATCGGGTGAAATCCCGCCGCAGCTGGAAAGACCAAGGGCTTCGGGCGTTTCTGAGGGCGATGGCGGCCCGAATCGACGGGATTTGGCGGAGAAATGGGCAGTTGGTGGAGGAAGAAGAGACCCGAACGGCGGCCTCGGCCTCAACAAAGTCCAAGCGGATCGAACAGGCCAAACGGAAGGCCGGACGGTTATGGGCAGATGTGGTGCGTCAGAATCTACCGTGTCTGCAGCGGTCATCCGGGACACCGATCCATCAAGCGTTGTCGGCGCTCCGGGATGGTGGTTGGGTGTAAAAAAATGGAATATCGTATCATCGCCTCAAGATGAGGGATGAGAGTCCGAAAGCGCTTACGATATGAATTCCTGAAAATGGTTCGCTAACTAGTGATTGACAACGCCCGTAGTGAACCGAAAAAATGTTCTCCACAAAGTCTTGACTGACTCCTCTGAAACTTGTCTTTTTGCTTCTTCGTAAAGAAACATGTAATATATCAGTATGGAAAACGAGTGGGGGTGAAACATTGTCCCGAATATATGTTGACCGCTTTTTGCGTTTTCTCATCGTCATCGCGATCGTTGCGTTCGGCGCTGCCGCCGCCTACTATGCCGCAACATTGACGTACCCGTTTATCATTGCCTTTTTCATCGCCTTTCTCATCAACCCGGTCGTCGACTTGTTGGAACGAAAGGTAAAAATGCCGCGCTGGCTCGCGGTCAGCGCCACGCTCATCGTCTTGTTCGCCGCTGTCGCCGGGCTGGTGACGCTGTTGATCGCTGAGATCGTTTCGGGAACGCAATATTTGGCCAATGTGGTGCCGGAAAAATTCCAGGCGCTCGTCGCGTACATCGAATCGTTTGCCGCCAATCAGCTTATCCCGCTTTACCAAGACTTGGCCGTCTTGTTTAAAAGCTTGAACGCCGATCAACAAGATACGATCATGCAAAACATTCAGGCGGTCGGAACGCAAATCGCGACGACGGTCGGCGAATTCATTCAGCGCGTGCTGCAAAACATTCCCCAGCTCATCGCCTGGCTGCCAAACGCGGCGACCGTATTTATTTTTTCACTGTTGGCGACCTTTTTCATCAGCAAAGACTGGCACCGCTTAATGCGGATGGCGCAGCGTTGGCTGCCGGCGAAAGCCCGCACGAGCGGGAAAACGGTGTTTTTGGATTTGAAGCGGGCGTTGTTTGGCTTTATTAAAGCGCAAGCGACGCTCATTTCGATTACGACGGTCATCGTGTTGATCGGCTTGCTCATTTTGCGCGTCGATTACGCGATTACGATCGCGTTGATCATCGGCTTTGTCGATATTTTGCCCTACCTCGGGACCGGCATCGTCTTCGTGCCTTGGATCATTTACGCCGCCATCAGCGGCGACATCCCGTTTGCGATCGGGCTCGGCGTTTTGTATATCGTCGTTCTCGTCCAACGGCAAATTATGGAGCCGAAAGTGCTCTCCTCCTCGATCGGGCTCGACCCGCTCGCGACGCTCATCGCCTTGTTTGTCGGCTTCAAGCTGCTCGGCTTCCTCGGCCTCATCGCCGGTCCGGTCGCGCTCGTCATCATCCGCACGCTCCACAACGCCAACGTCTTCCGCGACATTTGGCGCTTTATCGTCGGCAGGCCGACTTTGTAAAAAACAGCCTTGGCTCCACTGGCCAAGGCTGTTTCAGTCCGCGTTACAACACGCTGGCATGGCCGCGATAGACGGCCCCGAACCCGCCGTCCACCGTAATCTCCTGCCCATCTTTAAACAAGGTTGTTGCGTTTTCCACTCCGACAATCACTGGAATCCCAAGGCTCAAACCGACGACCGCCGCATGGCTGGTCAACCCGCCCTCTTCAGTAATGATGGCTGCCGCTTTTTCGATCGCCGGCATCATGTCGGCATCGGTGCTGACAGTGACTAAAATGCCGCCGTCGACCATTTTTTGCCGCGCTTCTTCCGCTGTTTTCGCTACAACGGCCTTGCCGAACGCCGACTTGCGGCCGATGCCTTGCCCTTTGGCGAGAAGATCGCTGATAACGTGCACCTTCATTAAGTTCGTCGAACCCGTTTCGCCGACCGGCACGCCAGCCGTGATGACGACCAAGTCGCCGTGCTTCACCAGCCCGGAGCGCACCGCCGCATCGACGGCGACATCGAGCATTTCGTCCGTCGTGTTCACATGCGGCGCTTCTTTCGTATACACGCCCCACACAAGCGCCAGCCGGCGCGATACCGCTTCATTTGACGTCACGGCAATAATCGGCGCTTTCGGGCGATACTTCGCCACCATTTGCGGCGTTTTTCCGCTCACGGTCGGCGTCACGATCGCCGCCACATCCAAGTTGAGCGCGGTGTGGGCGACCGACTGCCCGATGGCGTCGGTGATCGTCGTTTGGCTTTCTTTTGTGCGTTGGGACAAAATGTCGCGGTGCTCAAGCGCCTGTTCGGTGCGGAGCGCGATTTGGTGCATCGTTTTCACCGCTTCGACCGGATACTGGCCGGCCGCCGTTTCCCCGGAAAGCATGACGGCGTCGGTGCCGTCAAAAATGGCGTTGGCGACGTCGCTCGCCTCCGCCCGCGTCGGACGCGGATTGCGCTGCATCGAATCGAGCATTTGCGTCGCCGTAATGACCGGCTTGCCGAGCATGTTGCACTTTTTAATGAGCAGTTTTTGAATGAGCGGCACTTCCTCAGCCGGAATTTCCACGCCCAAATCGCCGCGCGCCACCATCAGGCCGTCGGCGGCTTCTAAAATTTCGTCAATGTTGGCGACGCCTTCTTCGTTTTCAATTTTGGCGATAATTTGGATATGGAGAGCGTCATGCGCCTCAAGCAGCTCGCGGATCTCCAGCACATCGGACGCCCGGCGCACAAACGAGGCAGCGATGAAATCGATCCCTTGGCGAATGCCAAACAAAATGTCAGCCCGATCTTTCTCGGTGATGCCCGGCAAGTTGACTTTGACACCCGGCACATTGACTCCTTTTTTGTTTTTCAGCACGCCGCCGTTTAACACGGTCGTGACGATTTCTCCCGCTTGCTTGTCGACCGCGTTGACTTCCAGGCCGATGAGCCCGTCATCAAGCAAAATTTTCGCGCCGACGGACACATCATCGATTAAGCCGGGATAGGTGACCGAAATTTTTTCCGGTGTGCCGAGCACTTCGCTCATCGAAATGACGAGCTTTGCCCCTTCCTTCAGCTCAATGGCGCCGTTTTCCATATTGTGCGTCCGGATTTCCGGCCCTTTCGTATCAAGCAAAATGGCGACCGTTCGGCCCGTTCGCTTCGCCGCTTCGCGAATGTTGGCGATGCGCCGCCCGTGCTCTTCATGATCGCCGTGCGAAAAGTTTAGGCGCGCCACGTTCATTCCCGCTTCCATCAGCTGCACGAGCTTGTCCACGCTCTCGCTTGCCGGCCCGATCGTGCAGACGATTTTCGTTTTCCGCTTCATCTTGTCTTCTTCCTTTCCCCTCGGGACTTAAATGGACAATTCTTTCGACAATGCGTACATCCGCTGATCGATCGTATGTTTGTTGGCCAGCGCCTCCGCGATGTCATGGTCGACGAGCTGGTTGTTTTGGATGCCGACGCAGCGCCCGCCTTTTCCTTCGAGCAACAGCTCGACCGCCCGGGCGCCGAGGCGGCTCGCGAGCACGCGGTCAAACGCCGTGGGAGACCCGCCGCGCTGCACGTGGCCAAGCACCGTCACACGCGTCTCAAAGCCGGTCGCTTCCTGGATTTGCCGGCCGAAGTCGACGCCGCTTCCAACCCCTTCCGCCACGATGATGATACTATGTTTTTTGCCGCGCTCATGGCCGCGCTTTAAGCGGGCGATGACGTCGTTCATATCATAATCGGCTTCCGG
This genomic window contains:
- the pyk gene encoding Pyruvate kinase, with product MKRKTKIVCTIGPASESVDKLVQLMEAGMNVARLNFSHGDHEEHGRRIANIREAAKRTGRTVAILLDTKGPEIRTHNMENGAIELKEGAKLVISMSEVLGTPEKISVTYPGLIDDVSVGAKILLDDGLIGLEVNAVDKQAGEIVTTVLNGGVLKNKKGVNVPGVKVNLPGITEKDRADILFGIRQGIDFIAASFVRRASDVLEIRELLEAHDALHIQIIAKIENEEGVANIDEILEAADGLMVARGDLGVEIPAEEVPLIQKLLIKKCNMLGKPVITATQMLDSMQRNPRPTRAEASDVANAIFDGTDAVMLSGETAAGQYPVEAVKTMHQIALRTEQALEHRDILSQRTKESQTTITDAIGQSVAHTALNLDVAAIVTPTVSGKTPQMVAKYRPKAPIIAVTSNEAVSRRLALVWGVYTKEAPHVNTTDEMLDVAVDAAVRSGLVKHGDLVVITAGVPVGETGSTNLMKVHVISDLLAKGQGIGRKSAFGKAVVAKTAEEARQKMVDGGILVTVSTDADMMPAIEKAAAIITEEGGLTSHAAVVGLSLGIPVIVGVENATTLFKDGQEITVDGGFGAVYRGHASVL
- a CDS encoding pheromone autoinducer 2 transporter, whose protein sequence is MSRIYVDRFLRFLIVIAIVAFGAAAAYYAATLTYPFIIAFFIAFLINPVVDLLERKVKMPRWLAVSATLIVLFAAVAGLVTLLIAEIVSGTQYLANVVPEKFQALVAYIESFAANQLIPLYQDLAVLFKSLNADQQDTIMQNIQAVGTQIATTVGEFIQRVLQNIPQLIAWLPNAATVFIFSLLATFFISKDWHRLMRMAQRWLPAKARTSGKTVFLDLKRALFGFIKAQATLISITTVIVLIGLLILRVDYAITIALIIGFVDILPYLGTGIVFVPWIIYAAISGDIPFAIGLGVLYIVVLVQRQIMEPKVLSSSIGLDPLATLIALFVGFKLLGFLGLIAGPVALVIIRTLHNANVFRDIWRFIVGRPTL